One Thermodesulfovibrionales bacterium DNA segment encodes these proteins:
- a CDS encoding MBG domain-containing protein produces the protein MNFCKRLPAIKHKNLFIAFIIVAFGLTAGTATEANVTIFHVNDTHARLTPHKMIVPAHGTSDSQFEDVGGAAYLAGKMLQLTAANPEALVIDAGDISEGNPIGDFGGSTSPLTIGNYTIGGCAPLLPGTISSNCGMTQFYQLLSKKLLAQRGRGMDAVVVGNHDVRDASYIANLDNLKASGAPVLSVNVRDISNHMPHFAPYTVVTINGKKIGILGYTTSAAEVGASLSNTLEVVPCDWNTAGSPNPPSGTGCHIADYVNDLRNQGCDVVVFAPHIGHSALVDPAAPILVDTVTPRLPEVVVTGHWHTWAESAAWQPYMLNYKTIFTEAGSFMKYIGEIDITDTGAFVSATNHVLRNTDITPDSDVQAFIDNLIAQYDEVHPGHPIDEVVGYTASDLLLDNKMKWWSLEEYPWSGNNTAGQWICDAMQWKAAQLFGQCDLAFETGGGVRADIPAGPVTYLQIYETFPWSDDVFYRVNMTGQEIINFVKENNMDAGFSSGLDVTAFDGIPSSAKFNGQPIDVNHTYTVAINSYMYAHPPTGWTWSDTSPLTSTVLCRDGIVDYMRQFTAANPYRIGGPRYHLNTEFSGGYRAVVTMMNDNDTKPVYDDAFIRLLSATPETLARRGSKQVPTDMVNADGTINPANRLSENELYRSFLGFKTGALKPGDIIETWGKGSSYGGDPEFVDQEGIYGDGSEFKIVGHDESLGKPTFMTSISSFWNDNYKNHYVQFIAKKTGTNTVADQYGTTITIMDATAYTAKTLPGSVGDMLLISGIPTMESYGLRFRCDNVVVTTATFPPMTGPSSHMDPIPAGTVSSQATLSVTASVGAGLYNLTPVADSYVGSGRPTSNYGTSTTIYIQSSTTSTYGNERGWLRFDLTSIPAGASITGATLQLYNWGVAGAALPTEVRGGQSDTWIESGSGSITWNNQPAFGDVLDTQTLAAGTYNLWYNWNVTAFVQSKWTGNKLVSLVVKPVAEGSPDATAPSYKFDSKEYSSNKPNLQVATTASSATITQVQVFYRYSSDNATWGPWTSYVTIMGGPPYSTSFTFPQGYGYYEFYSRATDSNNNVEPAPAAAQAFTHYSATPAYYPIISLGSLYQKYDGSPKAVTVTTIPAGTSYGVTYNGSPTLPVNPGIYAVTATATQGGNTATTTGTLSIGPGAATISISNLNQTYDGTAKSVDVTTVPVGLAVAVTYNGSSTLPIGAGGYAVVANISDPNYIGAAATGTLTISKAAASVSLGTMNFTYDGSAKSVSVTTDPPGLNVTVTYNGSQTPPTGPGSYSVVATVNDPNYQGTAAGSMTISQAAPPSAVPALNGWGFMVAAVALGGYLAQRRRSRH, from the coding sequence ATGAATTTCTGTAAGCGGCTGCCGGCAATCAAACACAAGAATCTCTTCATTGCTTTCATTATCGTTGCGTTCGGGCTGACGGCCGGCACCGCGACCGAAGCAAACGTTACCATTTTCCATGTCAATGACACGCATGCCAGATTGACGCCTCACAAGATGATCGTACCCGCGCACGGGACGTCTGACAGCCAGTTCGAGGACGTGGGCGGTGCTGCATATCTTGCCGGAAAAATGCTGCAGCTTACGGCTGCGAATCCGGAAGCACTCGTGATCGATGCAGGCGACATCTCGGAAGGCAACCCCATCGGCGACTTCGGCGGCAGCACGAGCCCCCTTACCATCGGGAACTACACAATCGGCGGTTGTGCGCCCCTTTTGCCAGGCACCATCAGCAGCAACTGCGGCATGACCCAGTTCTACCAGCTGCTCTCCAAGAAGCTGCTGGCCCAGCGTGGCCGCGGCATGGACGCGGTGGTGGTCGGAAACCACGATGTTCGTGACGCAAGCTACATCGCCAATCTCGATAACCTCAAGGCCTCGGGCGCGCCGGTTCTGTCTGTGAATGTCCGGGATATCTCTAACCATATGCCGCACTTTGCCCCTTACACTGTCGTCACCATCAACGGCAAGAAAATCGGTATCCTCGGTTACACCACCTCTGCGGCTGAAGTAGGCGCCTCCCTCTCGAACACCCTGGAGGTCGTCCCTTGTGACTGGAATACTGCCGGCTCGCCCAATCCGCCATCAGGGACCGGATGCCACATTGCGGACTACGTTAACGACCTGCGCAATCAGGGCTGCGATGTGGTCGTATTTGCCCCCCATATCGGCCACAGTGCGTTGGTTGACCCGGCTGCGCCGATCCTCGTCGATACGGTGACGCCCAGACTTCCCGAGGTTGTGGTCACCGGCCACTGGCATACCTGGGCGGAATCAGCCGCATGGCAGCCGTATATGCTCAACTATAAGACGATCTTCACCGAGGCCGGAAGTTTCATGAAATACATTGGCGAGATCGATATCACCGATACCGGCGCATTCGTGAGCGCGACCAACCACGTGCTTCGCAATACGGATATCACGCCCGACTCTGATGTACAGGCTTTCATAGACAACCTCATTGCCCAGTATGATGAGGTCCATCCGGGACATCCTATCGATGAGGTTGTGGGCTACACCGCAAGCGACCTCCTGCTCGACAATAAGATGAAATGGTGGTCTTTAGAGGAATATCCCTGGAGCGGCAATAATACTGCAGGGCAATGGATTTGCGACGCCATGCAGTGGAAGGCTGCGCAACTCTTCGGCCAGTGCGACCTTGCCTTCGAGACAGGCGGCGGTGTTCGCGCCGACATCCCTGCCGGACCCGTTACCTATCTTCAGATTTATGAAACCTTTCCCTGGAGTGATGATGTCTTCTACCGTGTCAACATGACCGGTCAGGAGATCATCAACTTCGTCAAAGAAAACAATATGGATGCCGGGTTTTCGAGTGGCCTGGACGTTACCGCGTTCGACGGTATCCCGTCAAGCGCCAAATTCAATGGGCAGCCGATTGATGTGAACCACACCTACACCGTGGCGATCAACAGTTACATGTATGCCCATCCGCCGACGGGTTGGACGTGGTCCGATACTAGTCCGCTCACATCGACGGTCCTCTGCCGTGACGGTATCGTGGACTATATGCGTCAGTTCACTGCAGCTAATCCATACAGGATAGGTGGGCCGCGCTATCACCTGAATACGGAATTTTCCGGCGGCTACCGTGCTGTTGTCACCATGATGAACGACAATGATACGAAGCCGGTTTACGATGACGCGTTTATCCGCCTTTTAAGCGCGACGCCGGAGACGTTGGCGCGCCGGGGCAGCAAACAGGTTCCCACAGACATGGTCAACGCTGACGGCACGATCAACCCGGCGAACCGGCTGTCTGAAAACGAGCTTTATCGGAGCTTTCTCGGCTTCAAGACCGGTGCGCTCAAACCGGGTGATATCATCGAGACATGGGGCAAAGGCAGCTCCTATGGCGGCGATCCCGAGTTTGTCGACCAGGAAGGGATCTATGGCGACGGCAGCGAGTTCAAGATCGTGGGCCATGACGAGAGCCTTGGCAAGCCGACGTTCATGACTTCCATCAGTTCCTTCTGGAACGACAACTATAAGAACCACTATGTGCAGTTCATTGCGAAGAAAACGGGCACGAATACTGTGGCGGATCAATACGGCACCACCATCACGATCATGGACGCTACCGCATACACGGCCAAGACCCTGCCGGGAAGTGTTGGCGACATGCTGCTGATCTCAGGCATTCCGACAATGGAGAGCTACGGCCTGCGCTTCCGCTGTGATAACGTAGTAGTGACCACTGCAACATTTCCGCCGATGACCGGTCCTTCGTCTCACATGGATCCCATACCTGCGGGCACGGTCTCATCACAGGCAACCTTGAGCGTTACCGCTAGCGTAGGTGCAGGGCTTTATAATCTCACGCCGGTTGCAGATTCATACGTCGGCAGCGGAAGACCGACATCGAACTACGGCACGAGCACGACCATCTATATCCAGAGCAGCACCACGAGCACTTACGGCAATGAACGGGGCTGGCTGAGGTTCGACCTTACAAGTATCCCGGCAGGCGCGAGCATTACCGGCGCTACGCTTCAGCTCTATAACTGGGGGGTAGCTGGTGCAGCGCTGCCGACTGAGGTTCGCGGCGGCCAGAGCGACACATGGATTGAATCTGGCAGCGGATCGATCACCTGGAACAACCAGCCTGCCTTCGGCGATGTCCTCGATACTCAGACATTGGCGGCAGGCACGTATAACCTCTGGTACAACTGGAATGTTACTGCCTTTGTCCAGTCCAAATGGACCGGCAACAAGCTCGTCTCCCTTGTGGTAAAGCCTGTGGCAGAAGGATCACCCGACGCAACAGCACCGTCCTATAAATTTGACTCGAAAGAATACAGCAGCAACAAACCAAATCTCCAGGTGGCCACAACCGCGAGTTCGGCCACTATTACGCAGGTACAGGTCTTCTATCGCTACTCGTCGGACAACGCGACCTGGGGACCGTGGACGTCATACGTTACGATTATGGGAGGGCCGCCATATTCGACATCGTTCACCTTCCCTCAGGGCTACGGCTACTATGAATTTTACAGCCGGGCGACCGACAGTAACAATAATGTCGAACCTGCGCCAGCGGCTGCCCAGGCCTTCACGCATTATAGTGCCACCCCTGCGTATTACCCGATCATCTCCCTTGGCAGTCTGTATCAGAAATACGATGGTTCTCCGAAGGCTGTTACTGTCACCACTATTCCGGCAGGAACTTCGTACGGTGTAACTTACAACGGCAGCCCAACCCTGCCGGTGAACCCCGGCATCTATGCCGTGACGGCGACGGCGACCCAGGGGGGAAACACTGCAACGACAACCGGCACCCTTTCCATCGGTCCGGGCGCGGCTACCATCAGCATCAGTAACCTGAACCAGACCTACGACGGAACAGCCAAGAGCGTTGACGTCACTACAGTACCGGTTGGCCTTGCCGTCGCCGTCACTTACAACGGTTCCTCAACACTCCCGATCGGAGCAGGAGGATATGCGGTGGTTGCGAACATCTCAGACCCGAATTATATAGGCGCGGCCGCAACAGGAACCTTGACAATCAGCAAAGCCGCAGCCTCTGTCTCACTCGGCACAATGAACTTCACGTACGATGGTTCAGCCAAGAGTGTGTCTGTTACGACAGATCCTCCCGGCCTCAATGTGACCGTCACCTATAACGGTTCGCAAACGCCTCCAACCGGTCCTGGCTCCTACAGCGTGGTTGCTACAGTCAATGACCCCAATTATCAGGGGACAGCCGCAGGGTCGATGACTATCTCACAGGCAGCGCCGCCTTCAGCGGTGCCGGCTCTCAATGGTTGGGGCTTCATGGTCGCGGCAGTCGCGCTGGGAGGCTACCTGGCTCAGAGGCGCCGCAGCCGTCATTGA
- a CDS encoding metallophosphoesterase → MITKRRFWPREIGVLLVALVLTISVSVPSSFAVVAAGPWKFGIISDTQWTTADPANQNPNTIPASIIKQINQQFININNSTHDLKFVIAMGDMVDTGSQANDYVRALYSQDLYNAGIGFYPMRGNHEAANGTYATSDADLWHAYPQLGYVLSNAGINNMTPSDITISLISPSIVQTSFPPDVATGSAFTVGSDFSYPTTANTANNSVSYSFQYDNATFMILDQFKSTDYYTSHIIPDQQQWISDALSGRPANTHAFAFTHKNILGGNHKDNMFGGNASGDPGDGYALDPVTGIPNTLADSTNISNTPGLTVGQKRANENTFLSLLQANKVKYMISGHDHHHYNSIVTSPDQQSKVHQLIAQSDSSKFYTPTLPVSSNDMPVEQDLARVGYYIFTVDGPRVTIDYYADNHGNWQSDSNYPYGANDLTNYPKQITPTFTFVKRSTTGYSLNGIEKLVAEGGSYAMTDDTTKATTMENGFLGTSMSILSGTNNSSAKTNYNKALTKAVNTGWAAKTTDTISDVLYLWGMTDLGAASTDKFALSMTYDPSVVVTADTINQGHIVTLSTKDGTGNWVDAVNQNVGTSRKRFILGPWNSAYPLGTYGVDPATHTAWVVINTTGSGQFAVVQK, encoded by the coding sequence ATGATAACGAAAAGGAGATTTTGGCCACGGGAAATAGGGGTGTTACTCGTTGCATTGGTTCTTACGATATCCGTCAGCGTACCATCTTCGTTCGCAGTGGTGGCCGCGGGACCCTGGAAGTTCGGCATAATATCCGACACCCAGTGGACTACCGCAGACCCGGCAAATCAGAACCCCAACACCATACCGGCCAGTATCATTAAGCAGATTAACCAGCAGTTCATCAACATCAATAACAGCACGCACGATCTCAAATTCGTCATTGCCATGGGTGACATGGTTGACACCGGGAGCCAGGCCAATGATTATGTCCGGGCGCTTTACTCCCAGGACCTCTATAACGCTGGTATCGGCTTTTATCCTATGCGCGGCAACCACGAGGCGGCCAACGGCACCTATGCGACCTCTGACGCAGACTTATGGCATGCCTATCCGCAGCTCGGGTACGTCCTGAGCAACGCCGGCATAAATAACATGACCCCGTCAGACATCACCATCAGCCTGATCTCTCCCTCGATCGTTCAAACTAGTTTCCCGCCTGATGTCGCAACGGGTTCTGCTTTCACCGTCGGTTCAGACTTCTCCTATCCCACAACTGCGAACACAGCAAATAACAGTGTTTCTTACTCGTTCCAGTATGACAACGCGACATTCATGATACTCGACCAGTTCAAGTCCACCGACTACTACACCAGCCACATCATTCCTGATCAGCAGCAATGGATCAGCGATGCGCTTTCCGGACGTCCTGCCAACACCCACGCCTTCGCCTTCACTCACAAGAACATCCTGGGCGGGAATCACAAGGACAACATGTTCGGCGGCAATGCCAGCGGCGATCCTGGTGACGGCTATGCGCTTGATCCTGTCACGGGCATTCCCAACACGCTTGCTGACAGCACGAACATTTCCAACACGCCTGGCCTTACCGTGGGACAAAAGCGGGCGAACGAAAACACCTTCCTTTCCCTCCTGCAGGCTAATAAGGTCAAGTACATGATCTCAGGCCACGATCACCATCATTACAATTCTATCGTGACCAGCCCGGACCAGCAGAGCAAGGTCCATCAGCTCATCGCCCAGTCAGACAGTTCCAAATTTTATACCCCGACACTCCCGGTTTCGTCCAATGATATGCCGGTTGAGCAGGACTTGGCCCGTGTCGGTTACTATATCTTCACCGTTGATGGGCCACGCGTGACCATCGATTATTACGCCGACAACCACGGCAACTGGCAGTCAGACAGTAACTATCCTTATGGGGCGAACGATCTTACTAATTATCCCAAGCAGATTACCCCGACCTTCACCTTCGTGAAGCGTTCGACCACCGGATACAGCCTGAACGGCATAGAGAAACTGGTTGCCGAAGGCGGATCATATGCCATGACTGACGATACCACCAAGGCCACGACAATGGAAAACGGCTTCCTCGGCACTTCCATGTCCATACTCTCCGGGACCAACAACAGCAGCGCTAAGACGAACTACAACAAAGCTCTGACGAAGGCCGTGAACACCGGCTGGGCGGCAAAGACTACCGACACCATTAGTGATGTCCTGTACCTCTGGGGCATGACCGATCTCGGGGCAGCATCTACAGACAAATTTGCCCTCTCCATGACATATGATCCGTCTGTAGTTGTAACCGCCGATACTATCAACCAGGGCCATATCGTCACCCTTAGCACGAAGGATGGGACGGGGAATTGGGTGGATGCGGTTAATCAAAACGTCGGCACCAGCAGAAAAAGATTCATCCTTGGTCCCTGGAATAGCGCATACCCGTTGGGTACGTATGGAGTTGATCCTGCTACTCATACAGCCTGGGTCGTCATCAACACGACCGGCTCCGGACAGTTCGCTGTGGTTCAGAAATAG
- a CDS encoding archaeosortase/exosortase family protein — protein MATLWSWVRSGRFRFALAFTLSCLGLYWAIYSLPPSLTGTVNEHTAAALGMLLNVLGFPVTTVRDTVSGGGLAFRIIPECTPLFSSCLFACFIAFHPAALSQKAVGLVMGIPALYLGNLVRLAATYVVSLHDRRLFDVVHAYLGQVFTIFLVIMVCLFWLKWLERQKTGAGAAMKAAGFLGRFALISGCLFLVWLRLHHWYIWCLDRLMLIGFSLFGYRVELAHDTSVYYETFSIVITVSLVLAARKIPGAMRIRGLAIGLGALVAFHLLHRIDNVLIAYFNATAVLPVDLTLLVVGQYMVPAILLYSLIRSQRTANP, from the coding sequence ATGGCGACTCTGTGGTCCTGGGTCCGGTCCGGGCGTTTTCGATTCGCCCTCGCCTTCACGCTCTCCTGCCTCGGCCTCTACTGGGCAATTTACTCCCTTCCGCCCTCATTGACCGGGACCGTGAATGAGCACACCGCCGCCGCCCTGGGTATGCTCCTCAATGTCCTCGGCTTTCCCGTCACCACCGTTCGAGACACGGTGTCAGGGGGGGGGCTGGCATTCAGGATCATTCCCGAATGCACGCCGCTCTTTTCATCGTGCCTCTTTGCCTGCTTCATAGCCTTCCATCCTGCCGCACTCTCTCAGAAGGCCGTAGGTCTCGTCATGGGAATACCCGCGCTCTATCTGGGCAATCTTGTCAGGCTTGCAGCGACATATGTCGTCAGCCTCCATGACCGGAGGCTCTTCGATGTGGTCCACGCCTACCTGGGGCAGGTATTCACCATCTTCCTGGTAATTATGGTCTGCCTGTTCTGGCTCAAATGGCTTGAGAGGCAGAAGACCGGGGCCGGTGCTGCCATGAAAGCGGCGGGCTTCCTCGGACGTTTCGCGCTGATATCAGGATGCCTTTTTCTTGTCTGGCTGAGGCTCCATCACTGGTACATCTGGTGCCTGGACCGCCTCATGCTCATCGGGTTCTCACTGTTCGGTTACCGCGTCGAGCTTGCGCACGATACGAGCGTCTACTATGAAACCTTCAGTATCGTCATCACCGTATCCCTTGTCCTTGCCGCCAGAAAGATACCGGGTGCGATGAGAATCAGGGGGCTCGCCATAGGACTCGGAGCCCTTGTCGCCTTTCATCTTCTTCACAGAATCGACAACGTCCTGATTGCTTACTTCAATGCTACCGCTGTCCTGCCAGTGGACCTGACGCTCCTCGTAGTCGGGCAGTACATGGTCCCTGCGATCTTATTGTACTCGCTCATTCGCAGTCAACGGACAGCAAATCCCTAA
- a CDS encoding YdcF family protein, which translates to MAFILLAGTAIYYAPHYLACADKPTRSDAIIVFEGDIARKKEAYELRKEGYAGYLIIPSSHLVLTPPSSPRWVVDTSKENAVIMGYQHFPRFYEHTHVEVLRAKRMMDALGLKSAIMVSSPYHMKRIRMISEKVFGEQARSFAYVPTRYEAVPGGLRKVNQVDWGFVIREYLKICWFGLYSLFVG; encoded by the coding sequence ATGGCATTTATACTTCTGGCGGGGACCGCGATATATTATGCCCCTCATTACCTGGCCTGTGCTGACAAGCCGACCAGATCCGACGCCATCATCGTCTTCGAGGGTGACATCGCCAGGAAGAAAGAGGCCTATGAACTCCGCAAGGAAGGGTATGCGGGGTATCTCATCATTCCGTCATCCCATCTCGTGCTCACGCCTCCATCTTCTCCCCGGTGGGTCGTCGATACCTCGAAAGAGAATGCCGTCATCATGGGCTATCAGCACTTTCCCCGGTTTTATGAACACACGCATGTGGAAGTTCTTCGGGCGAAGAGGATGATGGACGCCCTGGGACTCAAATCAGCCATCATGGTCAGCTCCCCGTATCATATGAAGCGCATCCGCATGATCTCAGAAAAGGTCTTCGGCGAGCAGGCCCGGTCGTTTGCCTATGTCCCGACACGATATGAAGCCGTGCCGGGCGGGCTGCGAAAGGTGAACCAGGTCGACTGGGGCTTCGTGATACGGGAGTATCTTAAGATCTGCTGGTTCGGTCTGTATTCTCTTTTTGTAGGTTAA
- a CDS encoding VPLPA-CTERM sorting domain-containing protein, whose amino-acid sequence MKQLIAAVCMAVLFAAGTARADIAAPGAIAYWNQYGQTGQQASTPGTGSTNLTAIDMTRGAGLLTDSTGANSLNSNGWTGEATDYIQFGLTVASGYEASLSNLWIATRSSAYGPGTMGLYGSSDNFAHQTLLNTFTQGNATYLNSVVDLSSLGPITGTYMFRLEQIGTNAANGSTTTSAGTFRVSDYNSSGTYYYDSIIGTVNPTPIPAAVWLFGSGLVGLVGIRRRSNR is encoded by the coding sequence ATGAAGCAGTTAATCGCAGCAGTATGCATGGCAGTCTTGTTTGCGGCAGGGACGGCAAGGGCTGATATTGCCGCCCCCGGTGCGATCGCCTATTGGAACCAATATGGCCAGACAGGACAGCAGGCATCGACTCCCGGGACCGGTTCTACAAACCTTACGGCAATTGATATGACGAGGGGGGCCGGGTTGCTCACTGACAGCACCGGCGCCAATTCTCTGAATTCCAACGGATGGACAGGTGAGGCGACCGACTACATACAGTTTGGTCTTACGGTTGCGAGCGGATACGAGGCAAGTCTGAGTAATCTCTGGATCGCAACGCGCTCCTCTGCGTACGGCCCGGGAACAATGGGACTGTACGGTTCATCAGACAACTTCGCCCACCAAACCCTGCTTAACACATTCACTCAGGGGAACGCAACGTATCTTAATAGCGTGGTCGACCTCAGCAGTCTGGGACCAATAACCGGGACCTACATGTTCCGTTTAGAACAAATCGGCACCAACGCTGCAAATGGTTCGACGACAACATCGGCCGGCACCTTCCGTGTAAGCGACTATAACAGCAGCGGTACATACTATTACGATTCAATCATCGGAACTGTAAACCCCACCCCCATCCCTGCTGCGGTATGGCTGTTTGGGTCGGGTCTGGTCGGTCTGGTGGGGATTCGGAGAAGGTCAAACAGATAG
- a CDS encoding putative porin produces MKGFITVLVAAAVVGIVVMSGSFAFGEDHAPGSVEEGVGALVDLLKEKGMLTQDDADRFHKEYRKEAPDQGLAALVEMLKNKKMLSEEEATRFTRTYVTGPAGQKVPTIASDRRDKEYMEKITANVTEEVKKGVQEQLRTDVRDEVARELEKRKAMEAEKGTGVHESEQIDELNHKLSDVTQKVAELYSGKAAQLAASAPEWAKRVRFGGDVRLRYEADRFDQNNAELAQPSNPSQLMNTRINEDRYKYRVRAGVAVDVNEQIEAVARLSTGNSSNPVSTNSIIGDFMNKDNVLFDLAYLKWKPSEFFTAYGGRIPNPWFSSDLLWARDLNFEGVALNTHFPLNESWTSFVTVGAFPLQQNDFTQHSKWLAAGQMGAETKNRSGITTKVAAAYYYFTNMNGIRNTPENPGANNWTAPLFQQKGNTLFNISADPSTVLTAYASEFKELNLIGTVDIGFWDPVHVVFLGDFVQNLGFDKPDVARRTGIPNPPQRTVGFQLGLTVGHPAIQEFGKWKVYLLYKYLGADAVVDAFTDSDFHLGGTNAKGWILGADVGLLKNTWATLRWMSSNEINGPKLAIDVLQLDLNVRF; encoded by the coding sequence ATGAAGGGATTTATAACCGTTCTTGTGGCGGCTGCCGTCGTGGGAATTGTTGTCATGTCGGGAAGTTTCGCTTTCGGGGAGGACCATGCTCCCGGAAGCGTTGAGGAGGGCGTCGGCGCCCTTGTCGATCTTCTGAAAGAGAAGGGGATGCTTACTCAGGATGACGCAGACCGTTTCCATAAAGAATATCGCAAAGAAGCCCCTGATCAGGGTCTCGCTGCCCTGGTGGAGATGCTCAAGAATAAGAAGATGCTCAGCGAGGAAGAGGCTACCAGATTCACCCGCACCTATGTAACCGGGCCGGCCGGTCAGAAGGTCCCCACGATCGCTTCCGACAGAAGAGACAAAGAGTATATGGAGAAGATTACCGCGAACGTCACCGAGGAGGTAAAGAAGGGCGTGCAGGAGCAACTGAGGACCGACGTACGGGACGAGGTTGCCAGAGAATTGGAAAAAAGGAAGGCGATGGAGGCTGAGAAAGGGACAGGCGTCCATGAGAGCGAACAGATCGATGAGCTGAACCACAAACTATCGGACGTTACACAGAAAGTTGCGGAACTCTATTCGGGTAAGGCAGCTCAGCTGGCCGCATCAGCTCCTGAGTGGGCCAAGCGGGTCCGCTTCGGCGGTGACGTGCGCCTGCGTTATGAAGCCGATCGCTTTGACCAGAACAACGCTGAACTCGCTCAACCCTCCAACCCGAGTCAGCTTATGAATACCAGGATTAACGAGGACCGCTACAAGTACCGGGTCCGCGCAGGGGTAGCCGTGGACGTGAATGAGCAGATTGAGGCAGTTGCCCGTCTTTCTACAGGAAACTCATCGAACCCTGTCTCGACAAATTCGATCATCGGGGACTTCATGAACAAAGACAACGTCCTCTTCGACCTGGCCTATCTCAAGTGGAAGCCATCGGAGTTCTTCACCGCGTACGGAGGCCGTATCCCGAACCCCTGGTTTTCGTCGGACCTCCTCTGGGCAAGGGACCTGAACTTTGAAGGCGTGGCCCTGAACACGCACTTTCCCCTCAACGAATCATGGACATCCTTTGTTACTGTCGGTGCGTTTCCATTGCAGCAGAATGATTTCACACAGCACAGCAAATGGCTCGCGGCAGGACAAATGGGAGCCGAGACGAAAAACCGGTCGGGCATAACGACCAAAGTCGCGGCAGCATATTACTATTTCACCAACATGAACGGCATCCGCAACACCCCTGAGAATCCCGGCGCCAACAACTGGACAGCACCTCTGTTCCAGCAGAAGGGGAACACCTTGTTCAATATCAGCGCAGACCCTTCGACCGTGCTGACGGCCTACGCCTCAGAGTTCAAGGAACTGAATCTCATAGGTACCGTCGATATCGGTTTCTGGGACCCTGTGCACGTCGTGTTCCTTGGAGACTTTGTCCAGAACCTCGGTTTTGACAAGCCTGATGTGGCCCGGCGGACGGGGATCCCGAATCCCCCTCAGAGAACCGTTGGATTTCAACTCGGTCTGACTGTGGGTCATCCGGCGATCCAGGAGTTCGGCAAGTGGAAGGTGTACCTCCTTTATAAGTATTTGGGGGCCGATGCCGTCGTGGACGCCTTTACCGATTCTGATTTCCATCTTGGAGGCACGAACGCCAAAGGATGGATCCTGGGGGCTGACGTTGGATTATTGAAGAACACCTGGGCGACCCTTCGCTGGATGTCGTCTAACGAGATCAACGGACCGAAGCTTGCCATCGATGTGCTTCAGCTGGATCTTAACGTGAGATTTTAG